A window from Gossypium raimondii isolate GPD5lz chromosome 7, ASM2569854v1, whole genome shotgun sequence encodes these proteins:
- the LOC105786183 gene encoding nuclear transcription factor Y subunit C-1 isoform X2 gives MDSNQQTQSTPYPPQPPTSAITPPSSATATAPPFHHLLQQQQQQLQMFWSYQRQEIEQVNDFKNHQLPLARIKKIMKADEDVRMISAEAPILFAKACELFILELTIRSWLHAEENKRRTLQKNDIAAAITRTDIFDFLVDIVPRDEIKDETGLAPMVGATASGVPYFYPPMGQPAAGGPGGMMIGRPAVDPTGGIYGQPPSQAWQSVWQTAGTDDGSYGSGVTGGQGNLDGQG, from the exons ATGGACAGTAACCAGCAAACTCAATCCACCCCATACCCACCTCAGCCTCCCACATCCGCCATTACCCCTCCTTCATCCGCCACAGCAACCGCGCCTCCTTTCCACCACCTCCTTCAACAACAACAGCAACAGCTCCAAATGTTTTGGTCATACCAACGCCAAGAAATCGAGCAAGTTAACGATTTTAAGAACCACCAACTCCCATTAGCTCGCATTAAGAAGATAATGAAAGCCGACGAAGACGTCCGTATGATCTCCGCCGAGGCTCCCATTCTCTTCGCCAAAGCTTGTGAGCTTTTCATTTTGGAACTCACTATCCGTTCTTGGCTTCACGCCGAGGAAAACAAGCGACGGACACTTCAGAAAAACGACATCGCTGCGGCTATTACGAGGACCGACATTTTCGATTTCTTGGTAGATATTGTGCCTAGGGATGAGATCAAGGATGAAACTGGTTTGGCTCCGATGGTTGGGGCTACCGCCAGTGGGGTACCTTACTTTTATCCCCCTATGGGTCAACCTGCTGCTGGTGGTCCTGGTGGGATGATGATTGGCCGGCCTGCCGTCGATCCCACCGGAGGTATTTACGGTCAGCCACCTTCTCAGGCTTGGCAGAGTGTTTGGCAGACGGCGGGAACTGATGATGGCTCGTATGGAAGTGGAGTTACCGGTGGTCAAGGGAATCTTGACGGTCAAGG CTAA
- the LOC105786183 gene encoding nuclear transcription factor Y subunit C-1 isoform X1 — protein sequence MDSNQQTQSTPYPPQPPTSAITPPSSATATAPPFHHLLQQQQQQLQMFWSYQRQEIEQVNDFKNHQLPLARIKKIMKADEDVRMISAEAPILFAKACELFILELTIRSWLHAEENKRRTLQKNDIAAAITRTDIFDFLVDIVPRDEIKDETGLAPMVGATASGVPYFYPPMGQPAAGGPGGMMIGRPAVDPTGGIYGQPPSQAWQSVWQTAGTDDGSYGSGVTGGQGNLDGQG from the coding sequence ATGGACAGTAACCAGCAAACTCAATCCACCCCATACCCACCTCAGCCTCCCACATCCGCCATTACCCCTCCTTCATCCGCCACAGCAACCGCGCCTCCTTTCCACCACCTCCTTCAACAACAACAGCAACAGCTCCAAATGTTTTGGTCATACCAACGCCAAGAAATCGAGCAAGTTAACGATTTTAAGAACCACCAACTCCCATTAGCTCGCATTAAGAAGATAATGAAAGCCGACGAAGACGTCCGTATGATCTCCGCCGAGGCTCCCATTCTCTTCGCCAAAGCTTGTGAGCTTTTCATTTTGGAACTCACTATCCGTTCTTGGCTTCACGCCGAGGAAAACAAGCGACGGACACTTCAGAAAAACGACATCGCTGCGGCTATTACGAGGACCGACATTTTCGATTTCTTGGTAGATATTGTGCCTAGGGATGAGATCAAGGATGAAACTGGTTTGGCTCCGATGGTTGGGGCTACCGCCAGTGGGGTACCTTACTTTTATCCCCCTATGGGTCAACCTGCTGCTGGTGGTCCTGGTGGGATGATGATTGGCCGGCCTGCCGTCGATCCCACCGGAGGTATTTACGGTCAGCCACCTTCTCAGGCTTGGCAGAGTGTTTGGCAGACGGCGGGAACTGATGATGGCTCGTATGGAAGTGGAGTTACCGGTGGTCAAGGGAATCTTGACGGTCAAGG